From the genome of Candidatus Cloacimonas sp.:
CAAATCTGGGCACCAATACCCCAAGATCCTACTAACATAACTCAAACCAGTTTTACCGCAAATTGGTCTGCCCCCATTTCCGCAACGAAATATTATCTGCAACTGGCTACGGATGCTTCTTTCCATAACATTGTTCCCGGATATGATAATCTGGATGCAGGTTTAGCTCTTTCCAGAACTATCAGTGGCTTATCCAATGCCAATACTTATTACTATCGCTTGCGTTCATTTTTTGTTAGTGGCTACAGTATGTATTCTCCCTATATGGCAGTAACTCTTTCTGCTTCTGCCACTGCACAACTAAATTCCGGGACAGCTTTAACGGAATATAATTTGAATGCTGCCATTTTACAATTGAATTTGGTTAATACTACCTGGAGCGATAATACTTTGCAGCTAAGTAATTTCACTTTGCATAACGCTCCTATTGGTCTTATTTTGCTAAGTGTTCAATATCTTGATCCCAACAGAGCTCAGCTGCAGTTAAACTATGATAATACCGATTTTGATAGTAATGTTTTGGATTTCAGCGTTACTATAAATGCTTCTGAAATAGATTATGCTT
Proteins encoded in this window:
- a CDS encoding ribonuclease, translating into QIWAPIPQDPTNITQTSFTANWSAPISATKYYLQLATDASFHNIVPGYDNLDAGLALSRTISGLSNANTYYYRLRSFFVSGYSMYSPYMAVTLSASATAQLNSGTALTEYNLNAAILQLNLVNTTWSDNTLQLSNFTLHNAPIGLILLSVQYLDPNRAQLQLNYDNTDFDSNVLDFSVTINASEIDYASNLQTNALPIIAYIESPLTIQITGQQLILNIQPVAEAEAYFVFSSGNPYGVYVDISSDGNFDLLNPTRWNCSLPTDNYRFYRAAAIKQP